One Hermetia illucens chromosome 4, iHerIll2.2.curated.20191125, whole genome shotgun sequence DNA segment encodes these proteins:
- the LOC119654520 gene encoding aarF domain-containing kinase 1, with amino-acid sequence MIRRVVTYSALAAGALGTGLSLHANDYDVNSLGIVRLGRAAATVYDIGITYKTELFYREWDKTTDEYKSEKSRVHKIAASKLLDLICANKGVYIKVGQHIGALDYLLPAEFVQTMKVLHNDAPSNPIEDLYKVIKQDLKKNPDEIFESFEREPLGTASLAQVHKAKLKTGEIVAVKVQHPYVRGNSLVDMKTMEYLVKLMSFVFPEFKIQWLVDESKKNLPIELDFLNEGRNAEKIAKIFKNYKWLKIPKIYWEHSTKRVLVMEYLDGGHVTDLNYIKENKIDTHEVSNKIGRLYSDMIFIHGFVHSDPHPGNILVKKDPATSKTDIVLLDHGLYANLTDKFRYEYSKLWLSILRVDRNAMRLHATNLGIQDNLYGLLACMVTGRSWDSILSGVDKTKYTSAEKDIVQNNSKVVLPRIADVLEQVNRQMLLILKTNDLIRGIETTLGTHNRMTAFWVMSKCCVRSVYDEEKKKRPARLSKISSTLRENWEIFKLNIYYLYLSIVNLTGLSALKR; translated from the exons ATGATTAGAAGGGTTGTGACTTATTCGGCTCTAGCTGCCGGAGCCTTGGGGACGGGTTTAAGTCTTCATGCGAACGACTATGACGTAAACTCATTAGGTATAGTGCGGTTAGGTAGAGCAGCAGCCACTGTATATGATATTGGGATAACTTATAAAACTGAACTATTTTACCGGGAATGGGATAAAACGACTGATGAATATAAATCGGAAAAAAGTCGTGTCCATAAAATAGCAGCAAGTAAACTCCTGGATTTGATCTGTGCAAATAAAGGAGTTTATATAAAAGTTGGTCAACATATTGGCGCTCTGGACTATCTTCTGCCTGCGGAGTTCGTACAAACCATGAAAGTTCTACACAATGACGCGCCCAGCAATCCCATTGAAGATTTATACAAAGTGATAAAACAAGATCTAAAGAAAAAT CCTGATGAAATATTCGAAAGCTTCGAACGGGAACCACTAGGTACAGCGTCATTGGCACAAGTGCATAAGGCCAAATTGAAAACTGGTGAAATTGTGGCTGTGAAGGTGCAGCATCCATATGTACGAGGGAACTCTCTGGTGGACATGAAGACTATGGAGTATCTGGTGAAACTGATGTCATTTGTATTTCCTGAATTCAAAATACAATGGCTTGTAGATGAATCTAAGAAGAATTTGCCGATAGAGTTAGATTTTTTGAATGAAGGTCGCAACGCTGAAAAG ATcgcaaaaatattcaaaaactaCAAGTGGctaaaaataccaaaaatatATTGGGAACATTCAACGAAACGCGTGCTAGTCATGGAATACCTGGATGGTGGTCACGTAACCGATTTAAACTACATCAAGGAAAATAAGATCGACACGCATGAGGTGTCGAATAAAATTGGACGTCTTTATTCGGATATGATTTTCATTCATGGATTCGTTCACAGCGACCCGCATCCGGGCAATATTTTAGTAAAGAAAGATCCTGCAACATCAAAAACTGATATCGTTCTCCTTGACCATGGACTCTACGCTAATTTAACGGACAAGTTCCGATATGAATACTCGAAGCTATGGTTGAGCATATTGCGCGTCGATCGCAATGCAATGCGCCTGCATGCAACGAATTTAGGAATACAGGACAATTTATATGGGCTGCTCGCTTGTATGGTGACAGGTCGATCTTGGGATAGTATTTTATCGGGAGTTGACAAAACAAAGTACACATCAGCTGAG AAAGACATTGTGCAGAACAATTCGAAAGTGGTCCTACCACGTATTGCCGATGTTTTAGAACAAGTCAATCGACAAATGTTGCTCATTCTGAAAACAAACGACTTGATACGTGGCATCGAAACGACGCTAGGTACTCACAATCGAATGACAGCATTCTGGGTTATGTCGAAATGTTGTGTTCGGTCTGTTTACGATGAGGAGAAAAAGAAACGACCAGCCAGATTGTCGAAAATTAGCTCTACGCTTCGGGAAAATTGGGAAATATTTAAGTTGAACATTTACTATCTATATTTGAGTATAGTGAATTTGACAGGGCTTAGTGCACTGAAACGATGA
- the LOC119654521 gene encoding trafficking protein particle complex subunit 5, translating into MSSMKLRHSILDKPLSRGKGEVSLSCFALLFSEVVQYCQNRVYTVPELQARLHELGQDVGTRVIDIYFVRERSSKRETKLTNMLLFVKTTLWKNLFGKEAEKLEHANDDERTYYIIEKESLVNMFISVPKDKGSLNCASFIAGIVEAVLTHCGFPCKVTAHWHKGTTYMVKFEDFVIARDKQLEEK; encoded by the exons ATGTCCTCGATGAAGCTGAGGCACAGCATTTTGGATAAGCCACTGAGTCGCGGAAAGGGAGAGGTGTCGCTGAGCTGCTTTGCGCTACTTTTCTCCGAAGTTGTTCAGTACTGCCAGAATCGGGTGTATACTGTGCCTGAACTGCAAGCCAG ACTTCACGAGTTGGGGCAGGATGTCGGCACACGTGTAATCGACATCTATTTCGTGCGAGAACGCAGTTCCAAAAGAGAAACCAAACTAACAAACATGTTGCTGTTCGTGAAAACAACATTATGGAAG AATCTATTCGGAAAGGAAGCGGAGAAGCTGGAGCATGCTAACGACGACGAGAGGACGTACTACATCATCGAGAAGGAGTCGCTCGTAAACATGTTCATCAGCGTTCCCAAGGACAAAGGATCCCTGAACTGTGCGAGTTTCATAGCAGGCATTGTCGAGGCGGTGCTCACACACTGCGGTTTC CCTTGTAAAGTCACCGCCCACTGGCACAAGGGAACAACGTACATGGTTAAGTTCGAAGATTTTGTTATAGCAAGAGATAAGCAACTAGAAGAGAAGTAA
- the LOC119654522 gene encoding uncharacterized protein LOC119654522, with amino-acid sequence MSEISKKEKELLLKRQARAMELRAEFQKQVSNPFRHASGEGGAVFDPAIYRFQAMRVSNFEHFRPTLRTVRLGLFTIVVPMVLYGWMMKSERNNREKKYRTGQVAYKDRKFKFI; translated from the exons ATGtctgaaatttcgaaaaaggaGAAAGAGCTTCTGCTGAAGCGACAAGCCAGAGCAATGGAGTTACGAGCCGAATTCCAGAAGCAAGTATCGAATCCGTTTAGACATGCTAGCGGCGAAGGCGGCGCAGTG TTCGACCCTGCCATATACCGATTCCAAGCTATGCGAGTTAGCAATTTCGAGCACTTCCGCCCGACCCTCCGAACCGTGCGACTTGGTCTGTTTACCATTGTTGTACCGATGGTCCTCTATGGCTGGATGATGAAGAGTGAACGTAACAACCGGGAGAAGAAATACCGGACCGGACAGGTGGCCTACAAAGACCGCAAATTCAAGTTCATCTAA
- the LOC119653816 gene encoding septin-2 isoform X2 codes for MCIISEVIDHHVRNLKLAGHVGFDSLPDQLVNKSVQNGFVFNIMCIGETGLGKSTLMDTLFNTSFESSPSPHTLPNVKLKAHTYELQESNVRLKLTICDTVGYGDQINKDDSFKAVVDYIDAQFEAYLQEELKIKRSLGTCHDSRIHICLYFICPTGHGLKSLDLVCMKKLDTKVNIVPIIAKADTVSKTELQRFKAKINQELQANGVQIYQFPTDDETVSEINATMNGHVPFAVVGSTEFVRLGNKMVRARQYPWGTVQVENESHCDFVKLREMLIRTNMEDMREKTHTKHYELYRQKRLEQMGFTDVDSDNKPVSFQQTFEAKRSNHLAELQAKEEEVRQMFVQRVKEKESELKESEKDLHAKFDKLKKDHAEEKRKLEESRKKLEEEFVEFTRRKTQMTASHHTLTLGKSKKK; via the exons ATGTGCATAATATCAGAAGTG ATCGATCACCATGTACGCAATTTGAAGTTAGCAGGACATGTTGGCTTCGACAGTCTTCCAGATCAGTTGGTGAACAAGAGTGTCCAAAATGGGTTCGTCTTCAACATAATGTGCATTG GCGAAACCGGATTAGGCAAATCCACCCTAATGGACACCCTCTTCAATACAAGCTTTGAGTCAAGTCCAAGTCCGCACACCCTCCCCAACGTGAAACTAAAGGCCCACACCTACGAACTACAAGAAAGCAACGTTCGCCTAAAACTCACCATCTGCGACACTGTTGGCTACGGCGATCAAATCAACAAGGACGACTCCTTCAAAGCTGTTGTCGACTACATTGACGCACAATTTGAGGCTTATCTGCAGGAAGAATTGAAAATCAAGCGATCGTTGGGAACCTGCCACGACAGTCGcattcatatttgcctctaTTTTATCTGCCCGACCGGACATGGCTTGAAATCCCTGGATTTGGTGTGCATGAAGAAATTAGACACGAAAGTTAATATTGTACCGATTATCGCAAAAGCCGATACTGTCTCGAAAACGGAACTGCAACGGTTCAAAGCGAAAATCAACCAAGAATTACAAGCGAATGGTGTTCAAATCTACCAATTTCCGACCGATGATGAAACTGTTTCAGAAATTAATGCAACAATGAATGGACATGTACCGTTTgctgttgttggaagtaccgaaTTTGTGCGATTGGGAAATAAAATGGTGCGCGCTAGACAGTACCCATGGGGAACGGTACAAG TTGAAAATGAATCTCATTGCGATTTCGTAAAATTACGTGAAATGTTGATTCGAACAAATATGGAGGACATGCGTGAAAAGACCCATACAAAGCATTATGAGTTGTACCGGCAAAAGCGTTTGGAGCAAATGGGCTTCACCGACGTCGATAGCGACAATAAACCG GTATCATTCCAACAAACTTTTGAGGCCAAACGATCAAATCATTTAGCTGAGTTACAAGCCAAGGAAGAGGAAGTGCGACAAATGTTCGTTCAACGTGTCAAAGAAAAAGAATCGGAACTGAAAGAAAGTGAAAAGGAT CTTCATGCAAAATTCGACAAATTGAAGAAGGACCACGCTGAAGAGAAGAGAAAACTTGAGGAATCTCGTAAGAAACTTGAGGAGGAGTTTGTAGAGTTTACACGACGTAAAACTCAAATGACTGCATCACACCACACATTAACATTGGGCAAAAGCAAGAAGAAGTGA
- the LOC119653816 gene encoding septin-2 isoform X1 yields MAALDVDMMKIDHHVRNLKLAGHVGFDSLPDQLVNKSVQNGFVFNIMCIGETGLGKSTLMDTLFNTSFESSPSPHTLPNVKLKAHTYELQESNVRLKLTICDTVGYGDQINKDDSFKAVVDYIDAQFEAYLQEELKIKRSLGTCHDSRIHICLYFICPTGHGLKSLDLVCMKKLDTKVNIVPIIAKADTVSKTELQRFKAKINQELQANGVQIYQFPTDDETVSEINATMNGHVPFAVVGSTEFVRLGNKMVRARQYPWGTVQVENESHCDFVKLREMLIRTNMEDMREKTHTKHYELYRQKRLEQMGFTDVDSDNKPVSFQQTFEAKRSNHLAELQAKEEEVRQMFVQRVKEKESELKESEKDLHAKFDKLKKDHAEEKRKLEESRKKLEEEFVEFTRRKTQMTASHHTLTLGKSKKK; encoded by the exons ATCGATCACCATGTACGCAATTTGAAGTTAGCAGGACATGTTGGCTTCGACAGTCTTCCAGATCAGTTGGTGAACAAGAGTGTCCAAAATGGGTTCGTCTTCAACATAATGTGCATTG GCGAAACCGGATTAGGCAAATCCACCCTAATGGACACCCTCTTCAATACAAGCTTTGAGTCAAGTCCAAGTCCGCACACCCTCCCCAACGTGAAACTAAAGGCCCACACCTACGAACTACAAGAAAGCAACGTTCGCCTAAAACTCACCATCTGCGACACTGTTGGCTACGGCGATCAAATCAACAAGGACGACTCCTTCAAAGCTGTTGTCGACTACATTGACGCACAATTTGAGGCTTATCTGCAGGAAGAATTGAAAATCAAGCGATCGTTGGGAACCTGCCACGACAGTCGcattcatatttgcctctaTTTTATCTGCCCGACCGGACATGGCTTGAAATCCCTGGATTTGGTGTGCATGAAGAAATTAGACACGAAAGTTAATATTGTACCGATTATCGCAAAAGCCGATACTGTCTCGAAAACGGAACTGCAACGGTTCAAAGCGAAAATCAACCAAGAATTACAAGCGAATGGTGTTCAAATCTACCAATTTCCGACCGATGATGAAACTGTTTCAGAAATTAATGCAACAATGAATGGACATGTACCGTTTgctgttgttggaagtaccgaaTTTGTGCGATTGGGAAATAAAATGGTGCGCGCTAGACAGTACCCATGGGGAACGGTACAAG TTGAAAATGAATCTCATTGCGATTTCGTAAAATTACGTGAAATGTTGATTCGAACAAATATGGAGGACATGCGTGAAAAGACCCATACAAAGCATTATGAGTTGTACCGGCAAAAGCGTTTGGAGCAAATGGGCTTCACCGACGTCGATAGCGACAATAAACCG GTATCATTCCAACAAACTTTTGAGGCCAAACGATCAAATCATTTAGCTGAGTTACAAGCCAAGGAAGAGGAAGTGCGACAAATGTTCGTTCAACGTGTCAAAGAAAAAGAATCGGAACTGAAAGAAAGTGAAAAGGAT CTTCATGCAAAATTCGACAAATTGAAGAAGGACCACGCTGAAGAGAAGAGAAAACTTGAGGAATCTCGTAAGAAACTTGAGGAGGAGTTTGTAGAGTTTACACGACGTAAAACTCAAATGACTGCATCACACCACACATTAACATTGGGCAAAAGCAAGAAGAAGTGA